The Candidatus Poribacteria bacterium region TTCTCATCAGGGAGTTCTACCAATCGACTTGCGAGCAATCCGCCTGTCCGCGGGATAAACACCGCAAAACAGACCCACACGAGAAGGAGCAGGACGAGGCTGACGGATGAACTTCTCGTGAGGCAGGAGATGAACAGCCCAAGCGTGGCGAACACAGAGATATAGAGAACTGAAAACAGGACAACCCCGCCAATCTGTAGCCAGTAAGTCGGTTCAAAAGACAAAACCCCGAAAAGCGAGATGATGAGGGTGTTCATGCAAATACCGATGATCAACGGAATCGAGAGGCTGATGATTGTGCCGATGTATTTCCCGAAAAGCAGCGTTGCGCGCGGGATCGCATTCGAGAGACAGAGGCGGAGCGTGCCTGTCTCTGCCTCACCTGAGATGCTGTCATAGGTCATCGCGAACGCTGCAAAACTCAGGATAACGCCGACGGTGAACACCCAATCCAATGCGTCAAACCGCTGGAGTATGTAGTTCCTGCGTAGGATCGTTTGGGGACCGACAAGTTCAAACGCATCCACTGAAAAGGCGTTCGGCAGGTCTTTTTCGTGCCCTTCAGCGATGAATCCGAATGGACTCGGCGCACGATATATCAACTGGTAGCGACTGACCACACTGTGTAAGCCTTTCTTCGCTTTATCTTCCAGAAGTCGCAAGTTTTCGCTGACGTTTTCACTGTAATCCGCGACTTGTTGGCGGTAGTCGTGGATATACAGCACGCTTCCTGTCAACATCAAA contains the following coding sequences:
- a CDS encoding ABC transporter permease subunit; translation: MLREIIWRELLDHLQSLRFALTLLLVIVLMLTGSVLYIHDYRQQVADYSENVSENLRLLEDKAKKGLHSVVSRYQLIYRAPSPFGFIAEGHEKDLPNAFSVDAFELVGPQTILRRNYILQRFDALDWVFTVGVILSFAAFAMTYDSISGEAETGTLRLCLSNAIPRATLLFGKYIGTIISLSIPLIIGICMNTLIISLFGVLSFEPTYWLQIGGVVLFSVLYISVFATLGLFISCLTRSSSVSLVLLLLVWVCFAVFIPRTGGLLASRLVELPDEKTVTRQANDATREILNRYGRDRFSAHWSTGEPLTRAARIADAQQAIYNEYRQQQLHQVKFAQNISRISPTAIYQIGCEALVGTGIKHYERFFKKAIEYRRSLLQFTYEEYPFNPNLFLEDADRQQLRETQISFDKMPKFDDTPSDFSTTFTEASLDILLLFLFNMVFFMGAFLAFTRYDV